A window of Sphingobacterium kitahiroshimense genomic DNA:
GTCATTATCAATGGCATCATTCCATTCGCCGATCAGTTCGATGATGCAAAATTGCTTGTCATAGTCTACAAATAGGGCTTTCAAATATAAAGTATGTGAACCAAAGTCGTCCCACTGGGGGTGTAAAAGGAAATTATAAATCTGTTTGTCGTATTCAAATTCATTATATATCGTTCCGTAAAAAGGAGACTGTTCATCTTCCGATGCGATATAATCATGTCTCCAATTGTAAAAAGGTTCAATTTCGTGCATTTTGGCAGATTATTTGATTGTTACAAACACAAAGTTGAGAAAACTTTCACATATTAACCACTTTTAACGACTTTTGTTTTAATCCAAAAATCAACGCATATATTGTGGTTTTAATGGATAAAACTTAGTATTTTTGAAGCATCTTTTCATATGCAAGGAAGTATAAAACGGAATATTTTTGTGGCAGCAACATACGCAGGAGTTTTACTCGTGGGGCTATTGCTTGGGCAAAAATATGCCGATGAACAAGGTAATAAACAGTCAACTTCTATTCTAGCAGGAGGACTGACCGGTAATTCTGAAAAAGTTCAATATCTAGTTAATTTAATATCGGACAATTACGTTGATAAAGTAAGTTTGGATACGATTCAGGATGAAGCCATTCAGCATATCATTACCCGATTAGATCCTTTTTCAACCTATTTAAAACCCAATGAACGTTTAGCACAAGCAGAGGCTCTGGAAGGAACTTTTGATGGTATTGGTGTTGAGTATTTTAATCTTAACGATACCTTGCTTGTTGTCGGAATGATCTCAGCAGGTCCTGCAGAAAAGTCTGGAATGAAGATTGGAGATCGATTGGTCAAAATTGCGAATCGAAATATAGCTGGCGTACGTGTGACAGAAAATGAAGTAGACAAGTTGATTCGAGGTAAAAAAGGATCTACAGTAGACATCATTGTGAAACGAAATAACGAAATCTTGACAACTCCGCTCAAAGTTGTTCGCGATCAAGTATCTGTGAGTACATTGGATGCATCCTACATGATAGCTCCTAAAGTAGCTTACGTAAAAATAAGACGTTTTGGGCATCAGACTTCTGAAGATTTTAAAATCAAATTGCGCGATCTTCGAAAAAGTGGAGCGCAAGATTTAATTTTAGATTTGAGAGGTAATGGCGGCGGTTATGTACATACAGCTATTGAAATAGCCAGTATGTTTTTTAAAGATAAGCGTTTACTGATGTATACCGAAGGAGCCAATGAATTGAGAAGGGATTATTTCTCAAAAGAAACCGGTGATTTTAGTGAAGGTCGCATCGTAATACTTATTAATGAAGATTCAGCTTCCGCAAGCGAGATCGTGACAGGTGCGCTACAGGATTTAGACAGAGGTACAGTAGTCGGTCGTCGTTCCTATGGCAAAGGATTAGTTCAAGAACAATTTGATTTTGCCGATGGCTCTGCCGTTAACCTGACAGTAGCACGTTATTACACGCCTTTGGGCAGATGTATTCAGCGCAAATATACGCGCGCAAATTACGATCAGTCTAAGTATATGACCACATTTGACCTATGGACGTTGGATACCGAATTTAATCCTCATGATTTATATACCACCAGTAAGGGGAAAATGCTATTTGGGGGAGGTGGAATTCAGCCCGACGTTCTCATTCCAATAGATTCCAATGAAATCAGTGCTAAATATAGAGAAATATATCATTCCAATAGTATACAAGAATTTGTTTATGATAGGTTTACAAAAAAATTGCCAGCTTATTCCATAGAAAATTTCTTGAGTGGTTACAATTTGCCTGACTCCGAGTTTAATGATTTCATTTCCTTTTTATTAAAAAAAGGAATAGCTGTGAACAAACTTGAAGCAGATCGTCTGCATCAAATTATTCAGTCAGATATTGAGGCACTAGTAGGACGTTATTATTTTGGTAGAGAAGCTTACTTTAAGATAAAAAATAGAAAAGATCATTTTGTTGCAGGAGCATTTCGTGCATTGGGAATTCAGATGCACTAAAGGTGTTTCAATTTCAAATCGCTCCAGATAGGGTAGTGGTCTGATAATTTTCTTTTAACCACATGATAATTTAAGATATCAAAATTGGAACTGGCAAAAATATAATCAATTTGAAAGATCGGCAATAATTCATAATGCGTCACTCCCCAACCCGATCCTTTTTCTTTAAATGCATTGTGGAGACCCTTACTCACCCGATTTACTGAATAGCTCATAGGAGTATCATTAAAGTCACCCATTACGATAAAAGGGAAAGGACAAGCGTCCATATGTTTTTTTAAAGAACTAGCCTGCTCACTTCTAAATTCAAAAGCATTTTTAAGCTTTCGTCCAATGCGACGTGTAGCAGCATTATCAGTCTCCTTTTTGGATGATGGATTTTGAAAAAATTCCTTTTCATCATTTTGAAGAGCAAAAGATCTGAGATGAACATTGTAGACGCGGATAGTACTATCATTTTTTTCAATATCTGCGTACGAAATGCGGTTGATACCATAGTCATTATCTAAGATATTACCAGAATTTATAATCGGATATTTGGAGAAAATGGTCATTCCATAAGCCTCATAATCATTTTTGGCACTTTCTGCAAAATAATGATAGTCATAGCCTAGTTTGCTCTTAAACTCATTAGAGATGACATATTTCCCTTTTATTTTACTGTAATATTCTTGGAAACAGACAATGTCAGGTTTAATACTGTCCAATATCTTTATCGCATCATTTTTGAAATTTTTCTTTGAGTCGTTGATATCTTTAAAAAGATGGGCATTGAAGCTAAGTACGCGGATCTGATCAGATGCTTTTTGAGTTATTGGAGAGCTCGAACGTAAATTCCAGTGTTTTGTTAGCAATGGCCAGCCAAGTAAGATCGTTGCTAAAGAAAATACAATCATTTTAGGTTTTCTTAACAACCAATAAGCAATAAAACCAATATTGACAAGTAATATCGGTAAATAACCTAAACCAAAAAATGCAATAGGCCAAAATGTCTTAGGATTGATGAAAGAAGCAGAATAGCTAATCAATAAAGCAACAATAGCAAGAATGTTAAAAATGAAAACGGTCCTGCTTAAATAGCCCAATTTTTTTTTTAACAATACACGCTTAACCATCGATCTTATTATTATTATTGCTTGCTTTGAAAAGAATTTCTTTTTCGTGTGAACTTAGACTATCATACCCTGTTAAGGATATCTTATCCAAAATTTGATCGATCTGATCCTGATTGGGTAAATCATAACGATGATGCTTTGATTGTTGTGCACCATTACCTACGACAACTTTCATTTTTGTGGACCTTTTCTGTTTTCTTTTAAATACTTTAGACCAGTCCATGCCCGATTGCAGTGCATAAATAAATCCCATTCCAAAGAGAATGGAACAAAAATAACTGATGGCCGCAGGTCTATTCGTAAGTATGAAGAACAAAAACTGGATTGCAAAATAAATGATAGCGATAGTCTTTAATTTAACATTCCCAAACAGCAATAGTCTAAGTTCATATTTTGGAACTAAGGTAGCTGTAGCTGCTAAAATTGACGCTAATCCAAATGCTCCAGTGCTCAATGGAGGATTAATCGTATTGGAGAAAAGAGCAAGGTGTGAGAAGACTAAAAAGATCAGTCCGGACATGATAGCGGAGACAATGTAAATGAAAAGAAACTGTTTCCTATTTAAAAAATTAAAGAAAATAGTACCTAACCAATACAGCCACAAACAATCAAAAGCAACATTGAAAAGGCCCGTATATAGAAAGTTATACGTAAGTAGAGACCACGGTTGCTGGATGAATGCCTGAAAATTTGTTGGTAAACTTAGTTTATCTACGCTCCATTGAAAAAGAGGGAAAGAAATAATCTTCAGCTCAAAAAGGAGATCAAAAAAATAAATCAGAATAAATAGGAAAACCTGTCCACCAATAATAAATGGGATGGGAGAGCCTGAACCGAAGGTTGTCCTGATAAAGTTTTTGAACGAGTTTTCCCTCATCTTATAAAGTTAATTAATATAATCCTTTTTTTATACCCCAGACCTTTAATAGTATATAACCAAATAAAGCTCCACCGACATGAGCTAAGTGTGCAACAGAATCGCCCGGTCTAGATATACTCATATAAATTTCGAGAAGAATAAATCCCCCTATCATGTATTTGGCTTTAACGGGTACTGGTATAAATAAGAATTGCAATGGTAAGTTCGGAAATAGATAAGCAAATGATAAAAGTATTCCGTAAACAGCACCTGAAGCACCTAACATTCTAGTCGTGTATATTTCTTTAACAAGGTTTGGATTGCTAGAAGCTAAATTAGAAAGATCTAAACTATGATGCAGAGGTAAAAATGAACCCGTAGCATTGTACAGTTCAATGCCCTGCACACCCGATTGTAATAACCAAGCACCCAAACCCGAAAGTAAATATAAATTTAGAAAACGTTTAGGTCCTAAAACCTGTTCAATAAGGGAGCCAAACATCACAAGTGAAAACATATTAAAAAAGATATGTGATAGATCCGCATGCATAAACATATGGGTGATGACCTGCCAAATTTTGAAAAATGGTGAATCTGGATAAAATACTGGAAGATAATTGTACGCCATTGGACTTAGATTAGAACCAATAAAAAATACAATATTGACTATTAATAAGTTCTTGACAACAGGTGTTAATTGTGGAAACATAATTTTTATTTTCTAATTTTTACTAAACTTTTCTAATAGTTCCTGTAAGGTAATGGTAATAACGATTGGTTTCCCAAAAATAGAGATATTTGGAGACTCACAAGCGAAAAGCTGATCAATAAGTTCTGATATCGCATTATTATCCAGAAAAGTACCTGGTTTTATTGCCGCATTGCGCGCTAAGCTTTTTGCTAAATTCTCACGTTTCTCAATTTTGAAATCATTAAGATTGTTCTTATAATCTTCTAAGATCTGTTCAATAATTTTACGTTCGTCAATTCCGGTACCTAAATCTGCAGGTATTCCGTCAATGATATAGCTGTTTTTTCCAAATGAACGAATTTGAAACCCTAAACTTTGAATATCTTCCAATAAATCTTGCATCAATTCATTATCCGAAGGATTTAAATCAATACTTTGAGGAAACAGACTCTGTTGGCTCAAACCTTTATGTTGATCAAGCTGTGATTTGAACTGTTCAAATAAGATGCGTTCATGAGCAGCTTGTTGATCGATCAGCATCACACCAGAATGAATTTGTGAAACAATGAATCGATTATGGATCTGAAAAAATTGTTTCGTTGTCGCTTGACTTTTTATACCTTGTATCTGATGAATTGGACGGTCTTGTTGTTCGTGCTCTAAAGGCAGTTGCATCGATTCATCCTGTTCAGTAATTTGATATAAAGTATCCCAATTTTGAGGAATGGCCGTTTTCTTTTCAAAACCTGCGAGATAATTATCTGATCGCGAAAATGTCGTCTTTGTAATCTGATCAGGTTCAAACGGATTAAAATCAGGATTAAAATTCACCGTAGGTACAATGATCTCGTCCAAAGGTTTTGGCGTGATCATGTTTGAGAAACCTGTTTCTTGCTCAAAATCCAAAGAAGGCGCGATATTATATCGTCCCAAAGACCTTTTAACAGCAGATCGGATGATTGCGTAAATTGCCTTTTCATCTTCGTATTTAATTTCCGTTTTCGTTGGGTGTACATTGATATCAATCTTTGAAGGATCGATGTCAATGAAAAG
This region includes:
- a CDS encoding S41 family peptidase, whose translation is MAATYAGVLLVGLLLGQKYADEQGNKQSTSILAGGLTGNSEKVQYLVNLISDNYVDKVSLDTIQDEAIQHIITRLDPFSTYLKPNERLAQAEALEGTFDGIGVEYFNLNDTLLVVGMISAGPAEKSGMKIGDRLVKIANRNIAGVRVTENEVDKLIRGKKGSTVDIIVKRNNEILTTPLKVVRDQVSVSTLDASYMIAPKVAYVKIRRFGHQTSEDFKIKLRDLRKSGAQDLILDLRGNGGGYVHTAIEIASMFFKDKRLLMYTEGANELRRDYFSKETGDFSEGRIVILINEDSASASEIVTGALQDLDRGTVVGRRSYGKGLVQEQFDFADGSAVNLTVARYYTPLGRCIQRKYTRANYDQSKYMTTFDLWTLDTEFNPHDLYTTSKGKMLFGGGGIQPDVLIPIDSNEISAKYREIYHSNSIQEFVYDRFTKKLPAYSIENFLSGYNLPDSEFNDFISFLLKKGIAVNKLEADRLHQIIQSDIEALVGRYYFGREAYFKIKNRKDHFVAGAFRALGIQMH
- a CDS encoding endonuclease/exonuclease/phosphatase family protein, which translates into the protein MVKRVLLKKKLGYLSRTVFIFNILAIVALLISYSASFINPKTFWPIAFFGLGYLPILLVNIGFIAYWLLRKPKMIVFSLATILLGWPLLTKHWNLRSSSPITQKASDQIRVLSFNAHLFKDINDSKKNFKNDAIKILDSIKPDIVCFQEYYSKIKGKYVISNEFKSKLGYDYHYFAESAKNDYEAYGMTIFSKYPIINSGNILDNDYGINRISYADIEKNDSTIRVYNVHLRSFALQNDEKEFFQNPSSKKETDNAATRRIGRKLKNAFEFRSEQASSLKKHMDACPFPFIVMGDFNDTPMSYSVNRVSKGLHNAFKEKGSGWGVTHYELLPIFQIDYIFASSNFDILNYHVVKRKLSDHYPIWSDLKLKHL
- a CDS encoding rhomboid family intramembrane serine protease, with the protein product MRENSFKNFIRTTFGSGSPIPFIIGGQVFLFILIYFFDLLFELKIISFPLFQWSVDKLSLPTNFQAFIQQPWSLLTYNFLYTGLFNVAFDCLWLYWLGTIFFNFLNRKQFLFIYIVSAIMSGLIFLVFSHLALFSNTINPPLSTGAFGLASILAATATLVPKYELRLLLFGNVKLKTIAIIYFAIQFLFFILTNRPAAISYFCSILFGMGFIYALQSGMDWSKVFKRKQKRSTKMKVVVGNGAQQSKHHRYDLPNQDQIDQILDKISLTGYDSLSSHEKEILFKASNNNNKIDG
- a CDS encoding rhomboid family intramembrane serine protease — its product is MFPQLTPVVKNLLIVNIVFFIGSNLSPMAYNYLPVFYPDSPFFKIWQVITHMFMHADLSHIFFNMFSLVMFGSLIEQVLGPKRFLNLYLLSGLGAWLLQSGVQGIELYNATGSFLPLHHSLDLSNLASSNPNLVKEIYTTRMLGASGAVYGILLSFAYLFPNLPLQFLFIPVPVKAKYMIGGFILLEIYMSISRPGDSVAHLAHVGGALFGYILLKVWGIKKGLY
- the mutL gene encoding DNA mismatch repair endonuclease MutL, whose translation is MSDIIQLLPDNVANQIAAGEVVQRPAAAIKELIENAIDAGADKIQLIIKDAGKSLIQVIDNGCGMSVTDARLCFERHATSKIRKAEDLFAIRTMGFRGEAMASIAAIAHVTLKTRRFEDELGTVVEIEGSKIINQAPEAVAAGTNISIKNLFYNIPARRNFLKSNSVEMRHIIEEFQRIALANPEIFLTLHSDGNEMFHLPAETLKQRIVHLFGNTYNQRLVPVEEDTTIIKVNGFVGKPQFAKKTRGEQFFFVNKRFIRDHYLNHAVMNAFEEILPAETFPLYVLFIDIDPSKIDINVHPTKTEIKYEDEKAIYAIIRSAVKRSLGRYNIAPSLDFEQETGFSNMITPKPLDEIIVPTVNFNPDFNPFEPDQITKTTFSRSDNYLAGFEKKTAIPQNWDTLYQITEQDESMQLPLEHEQQDRPIHQIQGIKSQATTKQFFQIHNRFIVSQIHSGVMLIDQQAAHERILFEQFKSQLDQHKGLSQQSLFPQSIDLNPSDNELMQDLLEDIQSLGFQIRSFGKNSYIIDGIPADLGTGIDERKIIEQILEDYKNNLNDFKIEKRENLAKSLARNAAIKPGTFLDNNAISELIDQLFACESPNISIFGKPIVITITLQELLEKFSKN